In Moorella sp. Hama-1, a single genomic region encodes these proteins:
- a CDS encoding 4Fe-4S binding protein — MTKTLRAQPADKRNPHMVAAGPGTTIINGEKWADLTAEQWINGVSNAEDAAAASGRALPNLTPTEQKERLVFHYDPAKCNRCMLCVTRCPYTARELSDTKVMTLDEDKCRSCGYCVSLCRHGALTSDRLAGPA, encoded by the coding sequence GTGACCAAGACCCTGCGGGCGCAACCGGCCGATAAACGCAATCCCCATATGGTGGCCGCCGGGCCCGGCACCACCATCATCAACGGCGAGAAATGGGCTGATCTGACGGCGGAACAGTGGATTAACGGGGTGAGCAACGCCGAGGACGCCGCCGCTGCTTCCGGCCGCGCCCTGCCCAACCTCACGCCGACGGAACAGAAAGAAAGGCTGGTTTTCCATTACGACCCGGCTAAGTGTAACCGCTGTATGTTATGTGTTACCCGCTGTCCCTATACTGCCAGGGAGTTAAGTGACACTAAAGTAATGACCCTGGACGAAGATAAATGCCGTTCCTGTGGTTACTGTGTTTCCCTCTGCCGTCACGGGGCTTTGACCAGCGACCGCCTGGCCGGCCCGGCTTAA
- a CDS encoding YgeY family selenium metabolism-linked hydrolase, whose translation MRSDLQAFVERNQEDLVAFLRKLIATPSLSGHEGEVAAVLAAEMRRVGFEEVFSDGIGNLVGRIGNGRTVILMDAHMDTVPAGDPADWGFDPILGKYENGIIYGRGACDDKGCLACMVYAGKAIKELGLAGDFTLYIVGVVGEEVGEGNGIKSFIEETGIKPDYVVIAEASGLRLCRGHRGRAMVEVTFPGKSGHASAPELADNALYKAAAFIKDVEKMGATFKDHPFLGKGTIAATKVDCKTPSVNTIPGECVVYLDRRLTVGESKEEALEQVRQVAAPYGGRVTIMEFAEPGYKGKVIGGEEFFPAWSLPEDHPLVQAGAAAFREALGREPVIGRWGFSTDGTYTAGQAGIPTIGFGPGDERYPHSEQDQIAVSEMLEAVAVYALLPATLAAVKKEV comes from the coding sequence ATGCGCAGCGATTTACAAGCCTTTGTGGAACGCAACCAGGAAGACCTGGTAGCCTTTTTGCGTAAACTTATCGCCACCCCCAGCCTCTCCGGCCATGAGGGCGAGGTGGCCGCTGTCCTGGCGGCAGAAATGCGCCGGGTAGGCTTTGAAGAGGTCTTCAGCGACGGCATCGGTAACCTGGTCGGCCGCATTGGCAACGGTAGGACCGTCATCCTCATGGACGCCCATATGGACACCGTCCCCGCCGGGGATCCGGCCGATTGGGGTTTTGACCCCATCCTGGGTAAGTATGAAAACGGCATCATCTACGGGCGGGGGGCCTGCGACGACAAGGGCTGCCTGGCCTGCATGGTTTACGCCGGCAAGGCCATCAAAGAGCTGGGGCTGGCCGGCGACTTCACCCTCTACATTGTCGGCGTCGTCGGTGAAGAAGTCGGTGAAGGAAACGGTATTAAGAGCTTCATCGAGGAAACGGGCATTAAACCCGATTATGTGGTCATTGCCGAGGCCAGCGGCCTGCGCCTCTGCCGCGGCCATCGCGGCCGGGCCATGGTTGAAGTCACCTTCCCCGGCAAGAGCGGCCATGCCAGCGCTCCGGAACTGGCCGACAACGCCCTCTATAAAGCCGCGGCCTTTATTAAAGACGTGGAAAAGATGGGAGCCACGTTTAAAGATCACCCCTTCCTGGGTAAAGGTACCATCGCCGCCACCAAAGTTGACTGCAAAACACCATCGGTTAACACCATCCCTGGCGAGTGCGTCGTCTATCTGGACCGGCGCCTGACGGTCGGGGAAAGCAAAGAAGAGGCCCTGGAGCAGGTCCGCCAGGTAGCGGCGCCCTACGGTGGCCGGGTGACCATTATGGAGTTCGCCGAGCCCGGCTATAAGGGTAAAGTCATTGGCGGTGAGGAGTTCTTCCCGGCCTGGTCCCTGCCGGAGGACCATCCCCTGGTCCAGGCCGGTGCCGCGGCCTTCCGGGAGGCCCTGGGGCGGGAACCCGTTATCGGCCGCTGGGGCTTTTCCACCGACGGCACCTACACTGCCGGCCAGGCGGGTATCCCCACCATTGGCTTCGGCCCCGGCGACGAGCGTTACCCCCATTCCGAGCAGGACCAGATTGCGGTAAGCGAGATGCTGGAGGCGGTGGCCGTCTACGCCCTGTTACCGGCCACCCTGGCAGCTGTGAAAAAGGAGGTCTAA
- the hydA gene encoding dihydropyrimidinase gives MDLLLKGGWVVTHERVERADVAIKGEKIVALGPDLEAPGATVRDVTGKYILPGAIDAHVHYQMPIGDLLTADDWFTGTRLAACGGVTTVIDYAEPAGPAESLTQSLAQRLAEAQEQACVDYGLHQVVMAGQEEDSQELKKVVEKGVTSFKVFTTYNQRLSYAAIGHLLQQARRLGALVTVHCEDHEIVTAKRQELEAGGWTAPAYHATSRPADAEIQAIQEVIRQAEAAGAPVYIVHVSTGDGAAAIAAARARGRQVFGETCPHYLLLTEERYAGPDSRLFLMCPPLRTAKDNRDLWQHLAGGDLQVVATDHCSYSPEQKAAGTAFYNTPSGVPGTETLLPLLYSYGVNRGWLTLPQMVRVLATNPARLFGLYPRKGCLIPGSDADLVVFDPRQEVTLKAAGLHSAAGYTIFAGFKLQGYPEATYLRGRLVYDRGQFLGQAGQGKFIPGQVSTS, from the coding sequence ATGGATCTTCTGCTTAAAGGCGGTTGGGTGGTTACCCACGAGCGGGTGGAACGGGCCGACGTGGCCATCAAAGGGGAGAAAATCGTCGCCCTGGGGCCGGACCTGGAGGCCCCCGGGGCTACCGTCAGGGACGTCACCGGGAAATACATCCTGCCCGGGGCCATCGACGCCCACGTCCATTACCAGATGCCTATTGGCGACCTCCTGACTGCCGATGACTGGTTTACCGGCACCCGGCTGGCGGCCTGCGGCGGGGTTACCACCGTCATCGACTACGCCGAACCAGCCGGGCCGGCAGAATCTTTGACCCAATCCCTGGCCCAACGCCTGGCAGAAGCCCAGGAGCAGGCCTGCGTGGACTACGGCCTGCACCAGGTAGTTATGGCCGGCCAGGAAGAGGACAGCCAGGAACTCAAAAAGGTGGTAGAGAAAGGGGTTACCAGCTTTAAGGTCTTTACCACCTATAACCAGCGCCTGAGTTACGCAGCCATCGGCCACCTGCTGCAGCAGGCCCGCCGGCTGGGGGCCCTGGTAACAGTCCACTGCGAGGATCACGAAATAGTAACGGCTAAGCGCCAGGAGCTGGAGGCCGGCGGTTGGACCGCCCCGGCTTATCACGCCACCAGCCGGCCGGCGGACGCTGAAATCCAGGCCATCCAGGAGGTCATCCGGCAGGCCGAAGCAGCCGGGGCACCAGTCTATATCGTCCACGTCTCCACCGGTGACGGGGCGGCAGCTATTGCCGCCGCCCGGGCCCGGGGCCGGCAGGTCTTTGGCGAGACCTGTCCCCATTACCTCTTGCTTACTGAGGAGCGGTATGCCGGCCCGGATAGCCGCCTTTTCCTGATGTGCCCGCCCCTGAGAACAGCGAAGGACAACCGCGATCTATGGCAGCATCTGGCCGGCGGCGACCTGCAGGTAGTAGCCACCGACCACTGCAGCTACAGCCCGGAGCAAAAGGCGGCGGGAACGGCTTTTTATAACACCCCTTCCGGGGTGCCGGGGACGGAAACCCTTTTGCCCCTCCTTTATTCCTACGGCGTAAACCGGGGCTGGCTGACCCTGCCGCAAATGGTCCGGGTCCTGGCCACTAACCCGGCCCGCCTCTTCGGCCTGTACCCGCGTAAGGGCTGCCTGATCCCTGGCAGCGACGCCGATCTGGTGGTTTTTGACCCCCGGCAGGAGGTCACCTTAAAGGCCGCCGGCCTGCACTCGGCGGCCGGTTATACCATCTTTGCAGGCTTTAAACTCCAGGGTTACCCGGAAGCCACCTACCTGCGCGGCCGGCTGGTTTATGACCGTGGTCAATTCCTGGGTCAGGCCGGCCAGGGTAAGTTTATTCCCGGGCAGGTTTCGACCTCTTAA
- a CDS encoding threonine synthase: protein MSNITQLRCINCGRTYQPEPGFYTCPICGSTDGILDVEYDYDYINQAISRESLAGNREHSLWRYRPFLPVAQEGPLPPLRVGWSPLYRAGRLGDELGLRELYIKDDGINPTGSLKDRPSAVAAARALAEGAPVVACSSTGNAASSLAGAAAAVGLKAVIFVPGRAPQGKVAQLLIFGATVISVQGSYEDAFRLSAAAIAEHGWYNRNAAINPYLVEGKKTVCLEVAEQLNWQVPDWVVLSVGDGCTMAGAWKAWVDLQKAGWIDQLPRMLGVQAEGCCPITRAFREGTKVQPMPENTLADSIAVGVPRNPEKALRAVRDSGGTMINVSDEEILAAMRTLGRTSGVFGEPAGVAGTAGLIKAVHEGIIKSGEKVVTLVTGNGLKDVANAIKAAGEPIRVEPSLEALKEALAGIGE, encoded by the coding sequence GTGAGCAATATAACCCAGCTGCGCTGTATCAACTGCGGCCGGACCTACCAGCCCGAGCCCGGTTTTTACACCTGCCCCATCTGCGGCTCCACGGACGGCATCCTGGACGTCGAATACGATTACGACTATATCAATCAAGCCATCTCCAGGGAGAGCCTGGCCGGCAACCGCGAGCATTCCCTGTGGCGCTACCGGCCCTTTTTGCCTGTAGCCCAGGAAGGCCCCCTGCCGCCCCTGCGGGTAGGCTGGAGTCCCCTCTACCGGGCCGGGCGCCTGGGGGACGAACTGGGACTCAGGGAGCTCTATATCAAGGACGACGGAATTAACCCCACCGGTTCTCTCAAAGACCGGCCTTCAGCCGTGGCGGCGGCCCGGGCCCTGGCCGAGGGAGCGCCGGTAGTCGCCTGCTCTTCCACCGGTAATGCCGCTTCCTCCCTGGCCGGGGCGGCGGCTGCCGTGGGCCTCAAAGCGGTTATCTTCGTCCCGGGCCGGGCCCCCCAGGGCAAGGTGGCCCAGCTGTTAATCTTCGGGGCCACGGTAATCAGCGTCCAGGGGTCCTACGAGGACGCCTTCCGCCTGTCGGCAGCGGCCATTGCCGAGCACGGCTGGTACAACCGCAATGCTGCCATTAACCCCTACCTGGTGGAGGGTAAAAAGACCGTCTGCCTGGAGGTGGCGGAACAGCTCAACTGGCAGGTGCCCGACTGGGTAGTCCTTTCCGTGGGCGACGGTTGCACCATGGCCGGCGCCTGGAAGGCCTGGGTGGACCTGCAAAAGGCCGGCTGGATTGACCAGCTGCCGCGGATGCTGGGGGTCCAGGCCGAGGGTTGCTGCCCCATTACCCGGGCCTTCCGGGAGGGCACTAAAGTTCAGCCCATGCCGGAGAACACCCTGGCCGACAGCATCGCCGTCGGCGTGCCCCGCAACCCGGAAAAAGCCCTGCGGGCAGTCCGGGATTCCGGGGGTACCATGATCAACGTCAGCGACGAGGAAATCCTGGCCGCCATGCGTACCCTGGGCCGGACCAGCGGCGTCTTCGGTGAACCGGCCGGGGTGGCCGGGACGGCCGGCCTTATTAAAGCTGTCCACGAGGGGATAATTAAATCGGGGGAGAAAGTAGTCACCCTGGTAACCGGCAACGGCCTCAAGGATGTGGCCAACGCCATCAAGGCGGCCGGGGAACCCATCCGCGTGGAACCGTCCCTGGAGGCCTTGAAGGAAGCCCTGGCCGGGATCGGGGAGTAA
- the xdh gene encoding selenium-dependent xanthine dehydrogenase: MHLELLVNGQRRGVDTPDDATLLEILREDLRLTGAKNGCGEGTCGACTIIMGGKTVRACRTPVTKAAGQEIITIEGLTPREKEVFAWAFTAAGAVQCGFCTPGMVMEAKALLDRRPDPAEEEIRQAFKAHLCRCTGYQKIIDAVRLAGQALRGEVIPGQGEPAGMGRAFLRPDAPPKVLGEAVFVDDMQVPGMLYGAVRRLPVARAKVKSIDITAAREQPGVVAVLTAADIPGQRYQGHIFKDWPALVAVGEETRYVGDALALVAATSYRAARAALDFIKVDYEELPPLTSPEASLAPGAPALHPKGNLLSETRVRKGDPEAALQSCAHVISNTYTTPFTEHAFLEPESALAVPENGGLTVYTSTQGVYEIHTQLVSLLNLPPDKVRVINKFVGGGFGGKEDLSVQHHAALLAWATGKPVKLTWTRQESILCHPKRHAMTITLTTGCDAAGNLVALVADLLADTGAYASLGAQVLERACTHATGPYRIPNVSIRGRAVYTNNPPAGAFRGFGVPQSNFAMESQMNLLAAATGLSPWEIRWRNALEPGDTLATRQVVGEDVGIKETLLAVKEVFAGSPQAGIACAFKNVGLGVGTPDTGRANLAVTGGRVKIYTGAACMGQGLESVLIQIVAETTGLPAEVIDCVLSDTALTPDAGCTTASRQSLFTGEATRRAAVALAAALKGHTLAELEGQVFRGEFNGVTDPINSTRAHPMTHVGYSYATQVALLDEAGRVSKIVAAYDIGRAINPLNLEGQIEGGIVMGLGYALTEDFPLRDGIPERQTLGRLGLLRAHQAPAMEVHLIEKGGTPYAYGAKGVGELASIPTAAAVAGAYYRRDGKLRLSLPLVDTPYARSAK, encoded by the coding sequence ATGCACCTGGAATTGCTAGTCAACGGCCAGAGGCGAGGGGTCGATACCCCTGATGACGCCACCCTGTTAGAGATATTGCGGGAGGACTTGCGACTGACCGGGGCCAAGAACGGTTGCGGCGAAGGTACCTGCGGCGCTTGCACAATAATCATGGGGGGCAAGACGGTGCGGGCCTGTCGCACCCCGGTTACTAAAGCCGCCGGCCAGGAGATTATCACCATCGAAGGATTAACGCCGCGGGAGAAAGAAGTCTTCGCCTGGGCCTTCACGGCGGCCGGGGCTGTCCAGTGTGGCTTCTGCACCCCGGGGATGGTTATGGAGGCCAAAGCCCTCTTGGACCGGCGACCTGACCCGGCGGAGGAGGAGATTCGGCAGGCCTTCAAAGCCCATCTCTGCCGCTGTACCGGTTACCAGAAGATTATTGACGCCGTGCGCCTGGCCGGTCAGGCCCTGCGGGGCGAGGTCATACCCGGGCAGGGGGAGCCGGCGGGGATGGGCAGGGCCTTTTTGCGCCCCGACGCCCCGCCCAAGGTTCTGGGAGAAGCCGTCTTTGTAGACGACATGCAGGTACCGGGGATGCTCTATGGGGCCGTCCGGCGCCTGCCGGTAGCCCGGGCGAAGGTTAAAAGTATCGACATCACGGCTGCCAGGGAGCAGCCCGGTGTGGTGGCCGTCCTCACGGCGGCCGATATCCCCGGCCAGCGTTACCAGGGGCACATCTTTAAAGACTGGCCGGCCCTGGTGGCCGTAGGTGAGGAAACTCGTTACGTCGGTGATGCCCTGGCCCTGGTAGCCGCTACCTCTTACCGTGCAGCCCGGGCGGCCCTGGACTTTATTAAAGTAGACTATGAGGAGCTGCCACCCTTGACCTCGCCGGAGGCGTCCCTGGCTCCGGGGGCGCCGGCCCTGCATCCTAAAGGTAACCTGCTGAGCGAGACCAGGGTCCGGAAGGGCGATCCCGAGGCAGCCCTCCAGTCCTGTGCCCATGTAATCAGCAACACCTATACCACCCCCTTTACGGAACACGCCTTCCTGGAACCGGAAAGCGCCCTGGCTGTACCGGAAAACGGCGGCCTGACGGTTTATACCAGTACCCAGGGTGTCTATGAGATCCATACCCAGCTGGTTTCCCTTCTGAACCTGCCGCCGGATAAGGTGCGGGTGATCAACAAGTTTGTGGGCGGCGGCTTCGGCGGCAAGGAGGACCTGAGTGTCCAGCACCACGCCGCCCTCCTGGCCTGGGCGACGGGCAAACCGGTGAAACTCACCTGGACCAGGCAGGAGAGCATCCTCTGCCATCCCAAACGGCACGCCATGACCATTACCCTGACCACGGGTTGTGACGCTGCCGGGAACCTGGTGGCCCTGGTAGCCGATTTGCTAGCCGACACCGGCGCCTATGCCTCCCTGGGGGCCCAGGTCCTGGAGCGGGCCTGCACCCACGCCACCGGGCCTTACCGCATTCCCAACGTCAGTATTCGCGGCCGGGCCGTTTACACCAACAACCCGCCGGCGGGAGCCTTCCGGGGTTTCGGTGTGCCCCAGTCGAACTTCGCCATGGAAAGCCAGATGAACCTTTTAGCTGCGGCCACCGGCCTTTCCCCTTGGGAAATCCGCTGGCGGAACGCCCTGGAACCGGGGGATACCCTGGCCACCCGGCAGGTGGTCGGCGAAGATGTGGGCATCAAAGAAACCCTGCTGGCCGTCAAGGAAGTCTTCGCCGGCAGTCCCCAGGCCGGCATCGCCTGCGCCTTCAAGAACGTCGGCCTGGGGGTCGGTACCCCGGATACCGGCCGGGCCAACCTGGCCGTAACCGGGGGCCGGGTGAAGATCTATACCGGCGCGGCCTGCATGGGCCAGGGCCTGGAATCCGTTCTCATCCAGATAGTAGCCGAGACCACCGGCCTGCCGGCGGAGGTCATCGACTGCGTCCTCTCCGACACAGCCCTCACCCCTGATGCCGGCTGCACCACTGCCTCCCGCCAGAGTCTCTTCACCGGCGAAGCCACGCGCCGGGCGGCCGTGGCCCTGGCTGCCGCCTTGAAGGGCCATACCCTGGCCGAGCTGGAGGGCCAGGTCTTCCGGGGCGAGTTTAACGGCGTCACGGATCCCATCAACTCCACCCGGGCTCACCCCATGACCCATGTGGGTTACAGCTATGCCACCCAGGTGGCCCTGCTCGACGAGGCCGGCCGGGTGAGTAAAATAGTAGCCGCCTATGACATCGGCCGGGCCATCAACCCCCTGAACCTGGAGGGCCAGATCGAGGGGGGGATTGTCATGGGCCTGGGTTACGCCCTGACAGAGGACTTCCCCCTCCGGGACGGTATCCCGGAACGCCAGACCCTGGGTCGCCTGGGCCTCCTGCGGGCCCACCAGGCGCCGGCCATGGAGGTCCACCTGATCGAAAAGGGCGGCACCCCCTATGCTTACGGGGCCAAGGGCGTCGGCGAATTGGCCAGCATCCCCACGGCGGCAGCCGTAGCCGGCGCCTACTATCGCCGGGACGGTAAGCTGCGCCTGAGCCTCCCCCTGGTCGACACACCCTATGCGCGAAGTGCGAAGTAG
- a CDS encoding PLP-dependent cysteine synthase family protein — protein MAGKIPFGPTFAEMADPSQLDPALRQRALKALKEDELDPVNLFNITWKDENNQVRKMVLPPEVTGVDANIVVLLGRGFPSGSHKVGPAYATLIEGCVDGVIKPGEHTILGPSTGNFGIGVAYISKLLGFRSIVIMPDNMSKERYERIRKYGGELDLTPGTESDVILTLQRTYELKKDPKNFALAQFELLPNYRFHRHVTGHAAIEAVQGIGNGRIAVFASAPGSAGTLGAGDQIKKAFPECKIAALEPYECSTLFNGGLGQHRIEGIGDKMCTLIHNVLNTDFLVLIHDEDTIRGLKVLQDGTEVLIKNGVKEADALALRDNFGPSGICNILGAIKMAKFLRLGPGDNVVTIATDGFDRYPSVLASLAERTLEMEDFVLERWFKDVFLKAHTHHITDTRRPEAKERLFQQKEKDWLPFGYTKEYLDSMKNPSFWDDEYAKIEYYDAKIKEMR, from the coding sequence GTGGCGGGCAAGATTCCCTTTGGCCCCACCTTCGCTGAGATGGCGGACCCATCCCAGCTCGATCCAGCCCTGCGGCAACGGGCTCTAAAGGCCCTCAAGGAGGATGAACTGGATCCCGTTAATCTCTTTAACATTACCTGGAAGGATGAAAACAACCAGGTACGAAAAATGGTCCTGCCCCCGGAAGTGACTGGCGTTGATGCCAATATCGTCGTCCTCCTGGGCCGGGGTTTCCCTTCCGGTTCCCACAAGGTGGGTCCGGCCTACGCCACCCTGATTGAGGGCTGCGTCGACGGCGTCATCAAGCCCGGCGAGCATACCATCCTGGGGCCCTCGACGGGTAACTTCGGCATTGGCGTTGCCTATATCTCTAAACTCCTGGGCTTCCGTTCCATCGTTATTATGCCGGATAATATGAGCAAAGAGCGTTACGAGCGTATCCGTAAATACGGCGGTGAACTGGACCTGACCCCGGGCACCGAGTCCGACGTCATCCTGACCCTGCAGCGGACCTATGAATTAAAGAAAGACCCCAAGAACTTCGCCCTGGCCCAGTTCGAACTCCTGCCTAACTACCGTTTCCACCGGCACGTCACAGGCCACGCCGCCATTGAGGCCGTTCAGGGCATTGGTAACGGCCGCATAGCCGTTTTCGCCTCGGCACCTGGTTCGGCGGGTACTCTGGGCGCCGGCGACCAGATTAAAAAGGCCTTCCCCGAGTGTAAAATTGCGGCCCTGGAGCCCTACGAATGCTCCACCCTGTTTAACGGAGGTCTCGGGCAGCACCGCATCGAGGGCATCGGCGACAAGATGTGCACCCTGATTCACAACGTCCTGAACACAGATTTTCTCGTTCTTATCCATGACGAGGATACCATACGCGGCCTGAAGGTCCTTCAGGACGGCACCGAAGTCCTGATCAAAAATGGGGTGAAGGAGGCCGACGCCCTGGCCCTGCGGGACAACTTCGGCCCCTCCGGCATCTGCAATATCCTGGGGGCCATTAAGATGGCCAAATTCCTGCGCCTGGGCCCCGGCGACAACGTGGTCACCATCGCCACCGACGGTTTTGACCGCTATCCCTCTGTGCTGGCGAGCCTGGCTGAGCGGACCCTGGAGATGGAAGACTTCGTTCTGGAACGCTGGTTCAAGGATGTCTTCCTCAAGGCCCATACCCATCACATTACTGATACCCGCCGTCCAGAGGCCAAGGAACGTCTCTTCCAGCAGAAGGAGAAGGACTGGTTGCCTTTCGGTTATACCAAAGAATACCTGGATTCCATGAAGAACCCGTCCTTCTGGGATGACGAGTACGCCAAGATCGAATACTACGACGCTAAGATTAAAGAGATGCGCTAG
- a CDS encoding phosphatidylglycerophosphatase A family protein, which translates to MLLKQLAIAWLERRGVTIDAIAQLVYEVQQKYIRNLTTVACRESVERVLEKREVQNAIFTGISLDEAAEKGQLAEPLASMLKTDDGLYGIDEVMALSIVNIYGSIGFTNFGYLDKVKPGIIGVVNDKKNEKVNTFLDDLVAAIAAAASSRLAHRDRDGLLNG; encoded by the coding sequence CTGTTGCTAAAGCAGCTGGCCATCGCCTGGCTCGAACGGCGGGGAGTAACTATAGATGCTATTGCCCAACTGGTGTATGAAGTCCAGCAAAAGTATATCCGCAACCTGACTACAGTAGCCTGCCGGGAGAGCGTGGAACGGGTCCTGGAGAAACGGGAGGTGCAGAACGCCATTTTCACCGGCATATCCCTGGATGAAGCGGCCGAAAAGGGACAACTGGCCGAGCCCCTGGCTTCCATGCTCAAGACCGATGACGGCCTCTACGGTATCGATGAAGTCATGGCCCTGAGTATCGTTAATATCTATGGTTCCATCGGCTTCACCAACTTCGGCTACCTGGACAAAGTAAAACCCGGCATCATCGGCGTCGTGAACGATAAGAAGAATGAGAAGGTCAACACCTTCCTCGACGACCTGGTGGCCGCCATTGCCGCCGCCGCTTCCTCCCGCCTGGCCCACCGCGACCGGGACGGTTTGCTCAATGGGTAA
- the yqeB gene encoding selenium-dependent molybdenum cofactor biosynthesis protein YqeB, whose product MAMARELVVIKGAGDLASGVAHRLHRAGFPVIMTEIPRPMVIRRAVAFAEAVYNDTVTVEGVTARLVPSPDAALAATGRGEIAVLVDPRAEVISALKPQVVVDAILAKTNLGTRIHHAPIVIALGPGFKAGRDAHAVIETKRGHYLGRVIWEGEAAANTGIPGEVMGYAAERVLRAPAEGIFKGCRAIGDVVTAGETVATINGVPMKAGISGVLRGLLHDGLKVTPGMKAGDVDPRGERDYCFTISDKARAIAGGVLEAILYLLERLK is encoded by the coding sequence ATGGCAATGGCGCGGGAACTGGTAGTTATCAAAGGCGCCGGCGACCTGGCCAGCGGGGTGGCCCATCGCCTGCACCGGGCCGGCTTTCCGGTAATTATGACGGAGATCCCCCGGCCGATGGTAATCCGCCGTGCCGTGGCCTTCGCCGAAGCGGTTTATAACGATACCGTTACTGTGGAAGGGGTTACGGCTCGCCTGGTCCCCAGCCCGGACGCGGCCCTGGCGGCAACCGGGAGAGGGGAAATTGCCGTCCTGGTGGATCCCCGGGCGGAGGTTATCTCCGCATTGAAGCCTCAGGTGGTTGTCGATGCCATCCTGGCCAAGACCAACCTGGGGACGCGCATCCACCATGCCCCCATAGTTATTGCCCTGGGACCGGGCTTCAAGGCCGGCCGGGATGCCCACGCGGTTATTGAAACCAAGCGCGGTCACTACCTGGGCCGGGTCATCTGGGAGGGGGAGGCTGCGGCCAATACCGGTATTCCCGGCGAGGTCATGGGCTATGCCGCAGAAAGGGTCTTGCGGGCACCGGCGGAGGGGATCTTCAAAGGTTGCCGGGCCATAGGTGATGTGGTAACTGCCGGCGAGACGGTAGCAACTATTAACGGCGTACCTATGAAGGCCGGGATCAGCGGTGTTCTGCGGGGCTTACTCCACGACGGCCTGAAGGTTACCCCGGGGATGAAAGCCGGCGACGTCGACCCCCGGGGCGAGCGGGACTACTGCTTCACCATTTCCGATAAAGCCCGGGCCATCGCCGGCGGCGTCCTGGAAGCGATCCTGTACCTGCTGGAACGGTTAAAATAG
- the mocA gene encoding molybdenum cofactor cytidylyltransferase: MLLCQALALQPKEVITIVGAGGKTSALTCLAQELAAAGKRVIAAPTTRMLPEQLSRLTEPVLTLDSRRLVAAVSSRLKVANLVTCGAGIDDQGKVVGLDAATVAALKELDVDYLLLEGDGAAGALFKAPAAHEPVIPPATTMVVTVAGLPVLGRPLTPPFVHRPHLVAGLLGRQEGEALDEDAVARVLVYPQGGRKGVPAGARWRVLLNQAEDYELLRRGRAVASAILTAGGEMVILGAVATPHPVRQLLSAPEPAPGGVGIVVLAAGAGERLGGGKLLLPLQGQPLVRRAVTTALTATRSKIVVVLGHDADRVAAVLEGLAVDWALNPDYRQGLSTSLRTGLAALPPGTRAALFVLADQPGVTPGVIRQLLDAYRSGGKKIIVPVYQGRRGNPVLIDRSLWPQLLALRGDVGAREIIRAHPEEVLAVPVPGPGILQDIDTPADYQAWLRENNPC, translated from the coding sequence ATGCTATTATGCCAGGCACTGGCTTTACAACCAAAAGAGGTTATTACCATCGTAGGGGCCGGGGGCAAGACCTCGGCCCTTACCTGTTTGGCCCAGGAACTGGCCGCTGCCGGAAAGCGGGTGATTGCCGCCCCGACCACCAGGATGCTGCCGGAGCAGTTAAGCCGGCTGACGGAACCGGTTCTCACCCTGGATAGCCGCCGGCTGGTGGCCGCCGTCAGCTCCCGGTTAAAGGTGGCTAACCTGGTTACCTGCGGTGCCGGTATCGATGACCAGGGTAAGGTGGTGGGTCTGGACGCCGCGACTGTGGCCGCCTTAAAGGAGCTGGATGTTGACTACCTCCTCCTGGAGGGGGACGGGGCGGCCGGCGCCCTCTTTAAGGCCCCCGCCGCCCATGAGCCGGTCATCCCGCCAGCCACCACCATGGTCGTGACGGTGGCCGGCCTGCCCGTCCTGGGTCGCCCCTTGACCCCGCCCTTCGTCCACCGGCCCCACCTGGTGGCCGGGTTGCTGGGCCGGCAGGAGGGGGAGGCCCTGGATGAGGACGCCGTGGCCCGGGTCCTAGTTTACCCGCAAGGTGGGCGTAAGGGTGTCCCGGCAGGAGCCCGCTGGCGGGTCCTGTTGAACCAGGCTGAGGATTATGAGCTCCTCCGGCGGGGCCGGGCCGTCGCCAGCGCCATCCTCACCGCAGGCGGTGAAATGGTAATCCTGGGGGCGGTGGCTACCCCCCACCCGGTACGCCAGCTCCTTTCCGCACCGGAACCCGCGCCCGGCGGGGTGGGAATCGTCGTCCTGGCGGCCGGGGCCGGGGAGCGGCTGGGGGGCGGCAAATTATTATTACCCCTACAGGGGCAGCCCCTGGTACGCCGGGCCGTTACCACGGCCCTGACCGCCACCCGGAGTAAAATCGTCGTCGTCCTGGGCCACGACGCCGACCGGGTCGCCGCCGTCCTGGAGGGGTTAGCTGTAGATTGGGCCCTTAACCCCGACTACCGCCAGGGTCTCAGCACCTCCCTGCGGACCGGCCTGGCGGCCCTGCCGCCCGGGACCCGGGCGGCCCTCTTCGTTCTGGCCGACCAGCCGGGGGTAACACCGGGGGTTATCCGGCAGCTTTTAGACGCCTACCGGTCGGGGGGCAAGAAGATTATCGTCCCGGTTTACCAGGGCCGGCGAGGGAACCCGGTTTTAATCGACCGCAGCCTCTGGCCCCAGCTTCTGGCCCTGCGGGGGGATGTCGGCGCCCGGGAGATAATCCGGGCGCACCCGGAGGAGGTCCTGGCGGTGCCCGTCCCCGGCCCGGGCATCCTGCAAGATATCGATACCCCGGCCGATTATCAGGCCTGGCTGCGGGAAAATAACCCTTGCTAA